Proteins found in one Streptomyces sp. CB09001 genomic segment:
- the leuD gene encoding 3-isopropylmalate dehydratase small subunit, with protein sequence MEAFTKHTGRAVPLRRSNVDTDQIIPAHWLKKVTRDGFEDGLFEAWRKDPEFVLNRPERAGATVLVAGPDFGTGSSREHAVWALQNYGFKTVISSRFADIFRGNSLKNGLLTVVLDQQTVDALWEVAERDPQAEITVDLEAREVRAEGVTAAFELDENSRWRLLNGLDDISITLQNEADIAAYEAKRPSFKPQTVQV encoded by the coding sequence ATGGAAGCGTTCACCAAGCACACCGGCCGGGCCGTTCCGCTGCGCCGCAGCAACGTCGACACCGACCAGATCATCCCCGCCCACTGGCTCAAGAAGGTGACCCGGGACGGGTTCGAGGACGGGCTCTTCGAGGCCTGGCGCAAGGACCCGGAGTTCGTGCTCAACCGGCCCGAGCGCGCGGGCGCCACCGTCCTGGTCGCTGGTCCCGACTTCGGCACCGGTTCCTCCCGCGAGCACGCCGTCTGGGCCCTGCAGAACTACGGCTTCAAGACCGTGATCTCCTCCCGCTTCGCCGACATCTTCCGCGGCAACTCGCTGAAGAACGGCCTGCTCACGGTGGTCCTCGACCAGCAGACCGTGGACGCGCTGTGGGAGGTGGCGGAGCGGGACCCGCAGGCGGAGATCACCGTGGACCTGGAGGCCCGCGAGGTCCGCGCCGAGGGCGTCACCGCCGCCTTCGAGCTGGACGAGAACTCCCGCTGGCGCCTGCTGAACGGGCTGGACGACATCTCGATCACCCTCCAGAACGAGGCGGACATCGCCGCGTACGAGGCGAAGCGCCCGTCGTTCAAGCCGCAGACCGTCCAGGTCTGA
- a CDS encoding HU family DNA-binding protein, whose translation MNKAQLVEAIADKLGGRQQAADAVDAVLDALVRAVVAGDRVSVTGFGSFEKVDRPARYARNPQTGERVRVKKTSVPRFRAGQGFKDLVSGSKKLPKNDIAVKKAPKGSLSGPPPTISKAAGKKAAAKKATGAAKKTTGAARKTSAAAKKTTAKKTTGAAKTTAKKTTAKKSAAKSTTAAAKKTAAKKAPAKKATAKKAPAKKSTARKTTAKKATARKK comes from the coding sequence GTGAACAAGGCGCAGCTCGTAGAAGCGATTGCCGACAAGCTGGGCGGCCGGCAGCAGGCCGCCGACGCTGTCGACGCGGTCCTGGACGCCCTCGTCCGTGCCGTCGTCGCGGGCGACCGGGTCTCGGTCACCGGCTTCGGTTCCTTCGAGAAGGTCGACCGCCCGGCCCGTTACGCCCGCAACCCGCAGACGGGCGAGCGGGTTCGGGTCAAGAAGACCTCCGTGCCGCGCTTCCGCGCGGGCCAGGGCTTCAAGGACCTGGTGAGCGGCTCGAAGAAGCTTCCGAAGAACGACATCGCGGTCAAGAAGGCCCCCAAGGGCAGCCTGTCCGGCCCGCCGCCCACCATCTCCAAGGCGGCCGGCAAGAAGGCCGCCGCCAAGAAGGCCACGGGCGCCGCGAAGAAGACCACGGGCGCGGCCAGGAAGACCTCCGCGGCGGCGAAGAAGACGACCGCGAAGAAGACCACCGGAGCGGCGAAGACGACGGCGAAGAAGACCACCGCCAAGAAGTCCGCCGCCAAGAGCACCACGGCGGCGGCGAAGAAGACCGCCGCCAAGAAGGCCCCCGCGAAGAAGGCGACCGCCAAGAAGGCC